Within the Pseudobythopirellula maris genome, the region GCCATCGGCGCGAGATTGCTCTCCGACTCAACCGACGAGGCTTGCGCCAGACTGGTCTTTCCTGCGGGGCAGATTGCCATGCTCAGCGCGAGCCGAATATGCCCCACACCTGAGCGACGACTGTGGATGCACGAACACGGCGCGACCCTTTGCGTCGATACGCTAGCCAGCACCGTCACTTGGGGGCCGGCTCCTTTCGGCAGTGCTCCGGATAAAGAGTCGATGCCCTCGCGTCAACAGCCGCAAATTATTGAGCAAGACGACCTAGTAAGCCAGTTGAGAAGGTTCCTCAAACTGAGGAAAACGCGGGAAACCAGTCCTGCATCTATTAGTGCTCTGTGTGCCTTACGAACTTGCCTGAGAATCTCTAATGCATTGGCCAGGAAAACCAATTTCAACGGCGATGATATCGATAGGACACCAATCCAATGTGACTAGGCAGCGTGGACATTAATCTCGCGTGATTCTGATGGATTTGGGAGTCTTCATGCAGTTCAAGGAGGACTTTTATGGCGAAGGGACACGCGTTGACACAGGAGCAGTGGGAAGCGATCCGCGACCTGCTGCCAGGCAAGGAAGGCGACCCGGGGCGTTCGGGCGAGAACAACCGTCTCTTTGTGGATGCCGTTCTGTACGTGCTGAAGACGGGCGTGCCTTGGGAGGATCTCCCGGCGCGGTTCGGCAAGGGCAACTTCATCGAAAGAACCTCCTGTCCGGGAAACCGCCCGGGCGGGATTCTCTCATTCAGAATGGCTCGATTCGAGGGGGGAAGGCCAGTAACGCCTCGGCCTGGCCCTCCCCTTGCGCTATCCTGCTAATTGCCTTTCCCCGGAAACGGGCATCTATCCCCGACAACGTTGCAAGGTTTTTGTGCCCAATTCCGATCGCGAACTTGCCGCACCTCCTCTCTAGGGCCTGCACATCCATGCGTGACGTCGGCCTAGTTCTGAGACCACGCCCCAACCTCGGCAGCCGGTAGCGTTCCATCCCCGGCGACCGTTATCAACGCCACGTAAGATGAATTGCCCGGTGTTGCTAATGTTATGCACCCTCGATCCCCCCAATCACGAGGGCCTCCGTTCCACTTGACCTCAACAAGCTCTGGTTCCGTCCATTCTAGATTTTCGACATCAAGCCATCTGAGATGGGCCTTCTTCACGTACACCCAGGGATCCAGGCCAATCTTATAGCGCCCCCTAGGGAAATACACGGCGTACTGTCGCCCTATGTCCGCCAGCACATAAGCCTCCACCGTGCTCGGGGCGGCTGCCACGATGTGAGACAACAGGTCGTTGTGGGGCGCCGCCGAAAACAGAGCGAACTCAGACAATAGCATGTCCATCGCCTTGAGATTTGTTTGGACACGCTCATTCAGGCCTGCCCCCCAGAGCTTCCTGGGAACAGAGGGGCGGTGAAAGCGAGCAGAAGCACATCCACCAAAGACTATACGCCAGAATCGATTAACTGCCTCGGTCTCTGTTCCCGCCGAGTAGTTCGTGCTCGAATCCGTCGCGCCGTATATTTTCTCATTATTGAGCGGCATAGGGGCTCCCCCCCAACACGCCATCTTCTCCCGCCATTTCATGATGTTATCGTAGTGCGCCGGGCCCCTCCCTCCTCGTGAATCCTGATTGTTCTGCGATATATCTGCGTAGTCGAAGGCGTCAGGATACGACATAGCCGCCCGTACCGAGTTTGACGCATCGTACTGCATAGTCGTAACAAAGACTTTGCGGCGTGCTTGTCTCGCGGCCTCGTGGATGTATCGTCCCCAATAGCTTTCCCATTCAGCACCCGCACTGCTCTCGTTATCAATATTGTAGAGCACGTGATCGTAGGCCAAGGATGTCGCCATTAGTTTGTCGACGTACCTGTGCTGGACCTCCATGCCTGCTTGGTTGCTGGCGCCGATCGTGCCGTAGAAGTCTTCACGATCGTCAACGACATCTGCGCTGTAAGTAACGTTGTTCCGTCCCAGCCAGGGATTGTCGGGGCGCCTGAGGTCGTGGCTGTCCCAGAGTGTTAACTGGACGATGATGCCGCGCTTGGCCGTCTCTCGCAACAAGACGTCTAAGCGGCGCCAGTACTCATTGTTCCACCGGTCCAAGTCGTAAAGGCCATTCTCCGTCTTGTCGTACGCGAAGACGTTCCCTTCGTCGCGTGACGACATCGTGTTTCTCAGATAGTTTCCCCCAACTGACGCAAGAAGGTTCAATTGCTCGCGAAGCCTTGATTCAGGCCACTGAAAGGGATTGTCTTCATCGCTGCCGCCCCGTAACAAGATGGGTTTACCATGGTATTCCCAGTACCATGGATTCTTCGCGTAGGGCCGGATCGGAGACGGTCCTTCGGCAGCCTTAAGGGTGCCACCGATGGCGGGTATGCTTGCTAGCAGGAGGCACCAGCATATCCGTAGGGTTCGTTTCATGATATTTTCCTATTGTCCAAGGTGCACGGCATTTATGTCGTTTGCCAGATCTGGGCCCTATGCTAAGAGGCTTTCAATAACCGCTAATTGAGGCCCGGTTCGAGTGCGCTATCGCGTTGTGCTTGAGCAGGAAGCCCTACCTGACCTACCTGAAGGACGCGCAGTAGAAACGCATCGAGCCGTGGATACCACTTGACGCGGCCGACGGCCGACCGCCGAAACACGCCAAGCGTGAGAACCTCAATGCGAACCGCTACGTCACCGTACTCCCCCACCTGCAACGGCTGCACTTGGCGTGCGTTCCCGCACGACATGGAGGGCGCTGATCTGATCATCGTTCGTAGCTCTACTACGGTGACCTAGTGAACAGCAGAGCAACTGGTGACGTGTCGCTATAAGAGAGGCGTTGCGTTCAATATCGTCGCCATAAGGCGCAGTCGATCTACTAGGTCATGCCCGTGGCGGGCCGATCGGGGCTTGTCGTCGCCTCCCCCTGATCGGAAGCGACCATGGTCTGAAGGGAATGGGAAGCGGAGTCCCCGTTTCTCTGTCGAGACGTGATTCAAATGCCGCCGCCGTCGGGCCCGCCTGAGCTCGCCACGTCGTGTCGTGAGCTCCACGCTGAATAGTGTTCGGCGAGCAGATCTTGAGCCCAGTCGCCGTAGTAGTCGTATTTTGCTCGACGCTCTAGTTCGATCTCTACGACCTCGTACCGATAAACGGAATCGCGCCCAAGGAACAGCGGACGATTCGTTACAAGCTCGTAGAACCTTGCCCAAAGGGGCGGAGCCTCGGCATCAGCCACAATCCGTCGATCCCTCTCTCCGTTCTCGTCCTCAAACTCCTCAAACCGGTAACCATGGATGGCGACCTTTCTGAACCATTCGGTGGCGCCTTCGATCGCCGCGATGATTTCCGGCCTCGGCTCTTCGATGGACATTAAGAATCGCACGATGTCGACGCTCTCGTCGCCGGAGAGGGACGGTGGCTCGTATGCCCGACCCCACGCCGGTTTGAGTGTTTCCTCATCGTATTGCGCACACCAAGCGGTAAGGTTGCCGTTCTGCTCGATCTGCGCCGCGAGAATGCAATCGACGCCCCTTTCTACCGCCGCCGCTGCTCTGGAACGCAGTTCGCCGTCTACAAAGTCGTAAGGAGGTTCTCCTTTGGCAACGTCACGCAAAACCGTCATCGCGCGGATCATTGCGCCATCGTTGAAGGTAATGCGCGAATAATAGCCGTCACGCAACGGCCAGAACTGGGGCCAACCCCCGGTGGGATACTGAGCATTGAGCAGATACTCGATGCCGTGCTCGAAAGCATCTCGATACTTGGCTTCCCCCGTCGCGTTGACGGCGCGGGCCAGAAACCGCAAGGGCAACGTGGTTGCCTCGTTGTCGAGGCTGTTCGCACGCCCGCTTCCTGGTTGCGGGATGTCGTCCGGTGTACGGGGCGACTTGCTCAGATCAGTGCTCTTCGGCCAGCCGCCTTGGGGCGATTGATACTCTAGCACACTGTCCGCGATGGCTTTGGCTTCTTCTGAGCGGAACCACTCGGTGTCATTTCTCAGGAGGTTCCGGTGGAAACGTGGCTGCGCATTGCAGGTAGAGCTAGCGCCACAAACGACTAGGCTCGCAAGGACGAGTGTGCTGCATCGAAGGAGGTGTATCATCTATCGGTCCTCAGTATTAGTTCTGCACGTCCACGATAACGCGCTGGTATCGTGTAAGCGGCGGCGAACAATCGTCTGTCACCGCGAGAATAGAATATATAGTGACCGTCCCAGGCGGCATGACGCGCCGCCCACATGAAAGCCGGGACTGCAAATATAGGACAGCTGTGGGAAGTTCTTGCGGATCCACGGGCCGCTGTCGTCCTGGTCCGATATCGTGTAATCGCGAAGCTTGGCGACGAAGTCTTCCAACTCTTCTTTGGATCGCGTCTCGCGCACCTTCCAAAGCGCTTGAGCCAAGACGTTGGGTCCGCCCCAGACGGTGACCCAAATCGTCCGCGAATCGGCGACCACGGTTTCGATTTGCATCTCTGATGCCGGCAAGTCTTTGCCTTCACCTACGGCATTCATTCCGTAAGTGGGAAGCCCCTCTTGAACGACGGGTAGCAGTTCGTCGGCCGCCGGAAAGTCCGGTGCGTGCAACAGCAGGTTTGGCTGAACCTTTCCGTAGGCTTCGACAATCTCCCTGATGCGCCACGCGGCCGTCTTATTCTTTTGGTCAACCGAGGTCGTCGCAGCGAGACCCTCTACGTCAAACTGGTCCGCGTACGCGAGGAACCGCACCATCGACTGGGCATCGTCCGGCTCATTCTCGATGTCAGTGAGCACGAAGACCCGGGGCTTTTCAGCGGCCGAGGCCGGCAGGCTCAACAACACCACTAAGCACAGCTTCGCTACCTGTCTCACACCCATCGATTCGCTCATGAAAGAGAATACGTTAAAACTGTGCGCCGGCTCATCGCAGGCCTGTCAGGCTTGCAGGGGATACTACCCATAAGAAGCTGCAAAAGGCTGTGAATCCCTTAGCAGCAGCCGACAGCGAGAACAACTTCACGCTGTGGTTTCGCGATGGCTCACCGGTAGTGTTGCGTCGGTAGGCGCCCCGCGGTCGCGCCTCCGGCCGTATAGCCGGCTTCCAAAGCCCTAGCAGCACGCACGTGCACAACGCGCGCTCGATCACCACCTGCGCGTTCGGTGTAGAGCGCCTTCGAGATCGGCGATCAACGCAACGCCTGACGATGTGCTTCGACAACGCACGCTCTTGGGAAGTCCGATATGCATACGTCAGAGTAACGGCGCAGCCACGGCGTCGCCAGAACTCCAGCGGAGCCGAACGCGAGATCTCCACGCGCGTGACGCACCCCAGGGCGTCACGCCTTGGACCTTTGCTCGCCAACTGCATGCCACTCCTTAACAACGGAGTGTTGGCAGCCGGATACTTTGCGTGTGCTGCCGTTGGACTCACCTGGTAGTTACCTCAAAGTCCGCGTCCTCCAAGCCAGACTCCGGCACCTCGGCTCTAAGCTTTGTCAAAACGTTGTATTGAGATGGAAACAGTTCTACCGTCGGTTCCGCGTCTGGCGGGGGCGCGACCGCCGGGCTGTCCGAGAAAATACTGACCCGGTGTTTACCGACGACAGCGCCGCGACCACCGTCCAACGTCGTCAGTGAGTAGTGGCCGTCCCCATCGCAACGCCCTGTAGACACCGGACCAGGCGTCTTGCCGTCGACGGTCATTGGAACGAACTTGACCAGAGTCCTCGGTACGGGTTTGCCATTAAGGGTCACCGTTCCACTGACCGGCGCCAGGGAATACGGCCTTGAGTCGCACCCCGCGACCGCTAAGCACAACACGACGCCGAAACCGAGCGACATCGCACAACCGCCTATCTGAACCATTCGTAGCTTTCGTTCGCTTGTATGTTTTCCATGCCAGGGTGTCACTCGCACCAGATAGCAGGGCCGCAATTTCACCAGGCGGGGAACCTGCCCGGCATCGGCTGGCGCGACAACATCGACAATTACCGCGGCGGCGCGGTGCTCTCGGGTGCGCTCACCGCTCCGGATCCCGTCAGAACGCAGGGAGATCAAACATGTTCGCTCCCTCACTAGCGATTGTCCCACGGTCAGCGTGAATCAACATGTCCACGTCTGTGGTCACGCTGCGAACCGACGCGTCGCAATACACGAAGTTGATCGTGCCCGCAGCGTGCATGCTCCCCCAGGCCCGTTTGCAATCGTTGTACCTGCCGCCGGCTTCAACGCACCTGGCGTGGTCAGCGATCAAGGTCCTCGGCTCGATGGAGGTAGCCGACTGATTGGACGATTCGTGTTCATACGCCCAAAGCACTTCGTAGCCTTTGCCGAGGTCGCTGATCGAGGCGTACTCGCCTACAAGGTAGGTCTTCGATGTGCCATCGAGAATTCGTTTCATGCTTGGGTCGGGCAGCTTCCGGTGCCCGCTGGCGTCCTGCCAAGCATCATCCGGAACAAAGGGCAGTGCGCCGCGGCTCCAATTCGGCATGGTCGCTTCCGCAATCTTTCGTGCTGACCGGGGATCGTCCCAGTAGATGTGGCTTGCCTTCCCCCAGGTACCATCGGGCCGAAGGTTGCCCACAACCATGCCCTCGCACCCCTTGTACGACCCCCTGGCATATTGGGCCTTGTTGTAATCGGCGTTCCCTTTCCACGGAACCACGAGTTCGCGCGTTTCCAGGTCACTGGGGCAGAGGTAGGCGGACACGATGGTCTCGCGTAGTTGCTTGTTCGCAGGCTCCCAAGTCTCCACGATGCTTCCGCTCGGGCTCACTCGCACCCAGGTGTCGAACAGAGTTTGCTCTTCAATGAAGGGCAGAATTTCGATCGTCCAGGTGCTTGTGTAGGGACCCAAAGAACTACCACGAATCGCCTTGCTCCCCGCAGGAAAAGCTCCGTGAGCGGACTCGTAGTTGTGAATCGCTAAGCCTATCTGCTTCAGGTGGTTGCCGCACTCCATACGCCTCGCGGCTTCACGAGCCGCTTGCACAGCCGGCAGCAGCAGAGCGACGAGTATCCCGATAATGGCGATGACCACCAACAATTCCACAAGGGTGAATCCCCGTGGGGCGTTCATTCTTTGAACTGACATGACGCCGACCTCCACGAATAGAAAAGGAATAAGATGAGCACGAGCGGGGCGACTCGCTCAGGCCACCGTCGTGAACTTCGCTACGCTCGACAATCCAATTGTCGCTGAATAGCGAACACGCGGCAACTCACTCCGTGTACTGGATACCTCCCCGGACCGCCGAGCCTCCCCCTCTCGTAACCCAGAATCACCGGAACCCTAAGGCGGGGAAAGTGGGCCCAAGCGCGCCTTCAGCTGCGGCCAGCCCAAAACACACCGGCGCCGGCTCACACGCCGCGCCGCTAGGGTCCATTTCCCGTCGGTAGTTCAAGGCGGGCTCTAGTATTCACAAAGGGATCGCTCGCACTCCGCCAGCGCTCTCCATCTCCATATCCATGGTGGCTGTTTCTGCGGCTGGTTCTACCGACTGACTGCGGCTTTGCGCCACAGCAACGCTCCCTCTTGACAAACTAGAAGGCGCACTACATTGATACAAGAGTAGCCTTATCGTAGCCGCACTTCCTGCGGAAAAGTCACACAAAGTCACGGCAGACTAATGCCAATGAGGCGCTTCGATAGCAGTCGCCCGGACTTCTCGCCCTACGGTATCACGTGCGAGAAATGGTCGCCTACTCGCATGCCGAGGCCGGACCGGCACAACGAGATTGAGATAAATCTGGTCCACTCGGGATCTATCTCATACCTATTGGGTGGCCGAAGAGTTGTCGTCGAGTCGGGGCGGCTCGCAGTGTTCTGGGCCGCAATCCCGCACCAGATTGTAGGCTTCGAAGGGGCGGCGCCATACTTTGTTGTAACGCTGCCTCTAAGCAACTTCCTCGACTTGGGCTTAGAACGCAGCGTGGTCACCCGAATCTTGCATGGCGAACTGCTGGATGTCGCCGCAGACCCATTGGATCCGAGTAAGTTCGGTCAGTGGGAGCGAGACATCGAGAGCGGACATCAAAGTAGCGAGTATGCTGTGTGCTTAGAAGTCCAGGCTCGGCTGCTCCGCGTCGCCCGAGACGTGGCTAGCACTCACGGGGGCTCACCGCCCTCGGCAAAGCTTTCGCGGGCAGACGAATTGGCGTGCCATATCACAAAGAACTATCAAGGACCGCTAACGGCAAGCTCGATCGCCGAGGCAGTCGGCGTTCACCAAAACTACGCGATGAACCTGTTTCAAGAAGCGTTCGGCATGACGATGACGAGCTTCATCACCCAGCATCGTATTTCGCACGCGCAACGGATGCTCGTGACGACCGACGAGCGAATCCTGGGCATTGCATTGGAGGCTGGATTTCAAAGCCTCAGCCGTTTCAATGAGGCTTTCAAGGCCGCCTGTAAATGCTCACCTCGAGACTACCGAAAGGCGCACCGGATCGAACGCCCCTCATAGCCTTTCGAGGCTGGTGCATGCTCACCTATTCGACGGGCCTTAGCATACCGGGATAGCTGCTGAGGATCCCGGCAGTGGCGTACTCAGAAGATGCGATATGCCAGGACCGGTGACGTGTTTACCGGCCGCAATTCGCTTGATTCGTTACCCCCAACCGCTTAGGCTAGCAACCGTGTTAGACAAGCAACCGTGGAGTGGCTTGTCGGCGGTCGACGCGTAGCTTGCTGCGGGGGGCCCAACGATGCACAAGTCTCGCCGCGTTTACTTCTCCTCCAACTAAGGAGCACTATCGCACGAGACACACCCACGTCTTTTCTCTTTTAGTCTTTTCTTGCAAGTGAGGGGTTCTCATGATGCGCACTATCTTTGTTTTTCCAGCTACGACCATTGCGGTCGTGCTGACTCTCGCTGTTACGACAGCTCACGCTGAGTTGGAGTTGATCGACGTAGCTGCTGACGCAGAAGTCAGGGAGGTCTTTGATACCAATGTCGATCCGCCAAATGCCACCAACACACGCTACGACGTCGACGGCGATGACGACGACATAAACTCGCGATTCGCCGCTGCCGATCCGGGCGATCCTCTCAGTGACTCGGACAACGATATCATTGCCCTGCGGTTCGATACCTCTGCCGCCGACTTGAGTTCTAAGCCAGGTGCTTATCTCCAAATTAACCTGGCTCGCTCTTCAAGCAATAACGGTAAAGACCAACGTCTGTGGGGTGTTAATTCGGGAGCGGCTAACCTGAATACCTGGGAAGATCTTGATACTACCGACTATGGCGATATTCCCGGCATGTTAAAGGATTTCGACCGCTCCACCCAAGGCGTGGACGACGCAACCACCACATTTCTTGGTACGTTCAACGTTCTCGAATTCTTCGGTTCCGATCCGGGTGCGAACAATTTCTTTCATCTCACCCAAGCAATGCTGGACAATAGCGGACCAGCTGAAGCTGCCGAGGGCACCCTCATTAGTTACCTGCAAAGCTTGGCTCCAGGGGACCATGCGAATTTCCTTATTGGTGGTGTTGACAGCACCGGGACGTTCCGCATCAACACTCGGGAACATGTCCTAGATCCATTCAACCCACTCACAGGCTTAGAAGGAGCAAACTTGGTTCTCACTCCCGAACCGAGCACCGTTGCGCTGCTTGGCCTGAGCGGTGTGGCGCTAACCGTACGGCGCCGTCGCCGCTAGGCTTTGCTGCCTCCGCTTCGTTGACCTCAACATGGGGCGGGAATCGTGCCTACTTCGGCGCCATTCCCGCCCTCTTTATTGTCAAGCGCGTAAAGATGGCTCAAACGATTGCGAGATTGCCAAGCCGGACGCGAACGTGGCGATTGACGAGGGACGGTGCTTCCTTGGCCACGCCCGCTTGCTAGTGCCGACGGACCATAAAAAGTAGGTCGGAGCAACCTATGAGACGCGTTCTTAGAGCGGTTTTCGAATTGGTGTGGACGAGGGGGGAAGCGATTGTCGGCGTGGCGAGGAAGCCGAAGCAGGCAATGCGGTGCATTGTCGATGTAGGCTGACGAAGCCATGACGCCGATCAGTTAGCTGCGAGTCGTATCGAGGATCAGCTTGCTGCCTGGACGCGATCCTCTTCATGCCACAGGGTTGATCAGCAGAAAAGGAGACGTGTTAGAACCGCCTTCCGATAATGTAGATCGACAGGATCGTCGTGTCGGAACTCCATACGCACACATCGATGGGCAGAGCTACCGCAGGCACGAGTCACTGCGACCTCTAAGAGCAACGGAAACGATGCCCTTACTATGCAGGTACTCCGACTTAGAATGATAGCAGTTGTAACGCGATAGCCGCAGCTCGCCTAACCTTCAACGACCTCACACTGGGCGAAGAACTTGACCCGGCGCTCTGTAGCAGGCTAATTTGATTTCATATCTGCGAATGCTTATCGCCAGTCGATAGCAGCAACACTTATCTTTTCTTTTCCACGCCGACTGGGTTCACTAATTGGTTGGCGTCCTCTTCGGGTTTTCGCGTTAAAATCTTTTCACGTTTCTAGGTGAGCCTTTCTGCGAGGCATCCATCTAGTCCAGCAAGGAGAGAATCGATGAGATCTAGCATTTTAGCCTGCATGGGAGCAATCTTCGCGCTGACGCTCTCGAATGTAGGCTCTGCTCAAACGATTGTCACTCTTAGCACCGCGGATGCAGGTGGAGCGGATGGCAAGATGTTAAGATATGACGAGTTTCTTGCCGGCGCACCTGACGACTTTGAGGAGGACGAAACTGTGGCGCGGGTGCGAGGAAAGCAGGGCACAGCCTTGTTCGCTAAGTTCGACTTGCGGGGAATCGATAAGAGTAGGATTCAAGATGCTGCTCTATATTTGACAAGCGTCCATGAGCGCAACAGGCGGTGGACCTGGGGCGCGGTGCATCACGGCACTGCAGCACTTCAGCCTGGCGTTGATGGATTAACCTATGACACGGAGACCTGGGACGAAACCACAACGACGACGAATGGCTCTGTTCCTGGGGCCAATAGCATGTTGGGTTTCCATGAAGCTTTCACAGCGTGGGAGAACGCGTGCTCTATTGATCCAGAGAACTGCCCTAATGACCAGACTCTGGCCACTGAAGTAGCCGTTGAAGATTCCGTTACCCTCTTCTCCTGGTACAACAATGAGGGCGCATTTGACGTTCTTGCTCAAGGGTCGAAGGCCACCGATGTGGGACGTGATGGAAATGACCCATTATGCGATGCCGACCCAGTGGCTTGCTTGAACACGCCCATTCCTGGGGAACCGTTTGCCCTAGAGGACAACAACAATGACTTCGTTTCGTTTCTTCAACAGTACGAGGGCGACTTCGTAACCCTGTTTGCCAACGCCAGGAACACGATTGACATTTTCTTTAGTGACTACGAGCTCACTCAAGCAGATCTTGACGCGAATTTCGGATTCTCCCAGCCGAGCGATGGGGATTTGTTTCTAACCGAGCCTGTCGCCGAGGGTGAATACGCGCCGTTCCTTCAGCTCGAACTGGGAGATCCTTCATTCGGTCGAGGCGATTTTAACGGGGATGGCAGTGTGGACGCTGCAGACTTCACCACGTGGCGGGACAATCTCGACGCCGATGAGTCGGTATTGGCGGCTGGCTCTGGCGACGGGTCGGGCACGGTTGACGTGGGTGACTACGACGAGTGGGTGTTGAACTTCGGTTCGAGCAGTGCTACCGCTCTAGGATTGTCGGTAGGCGTCAATGTTCCAGAACCGAGTTCGTGGGTCCTGCTTGCGATGCTTAGCGCCCTGCTAGGGTCTTCTCGGCGACTTCGATGAAAGCTTTCCGAAGCCTCGGTGACCACCGACGAGTGCATGGGCAGTAAGCTCGTCGGTGGCCGCCTATTGCGTGCGGAACGTCGCATGGGCGACTAAAGCAATGCAGAGTATTTGGGGTTTATGCACGTGGAAGAATGGCGCATCCAATGCGATAGCCCACCAATTCCGGACACCGACGGGGTGAATTTCACGCCGCGTGCGTCGTAGCGTGTTCGGCTTCGAATTGGTCAGGAGACTTGTAGCCGAGCGTCTGGCGCCGACGCCTCGGGTTGTAAAACGTCTCGATGTACTTGAAGACGCTCAGCCGGGCGTCCTCCATCGTGGTGTACGAACGCCAGTTCGTCCCCTCGTGCTTGATCGACCAGAAGATTCGTCCGCCACGTCCGCCTTCGGCGGATCGTAGCAGTCGCCACGGCGGCTCATCGAGCACTCGACGCCGAGTGTTCTTAACGTCTTCTGGACGCGTCGCTCGTGTACTGGCAGCCTGGGGGGATGGACCGACGGCGACCTCAACGGCGACGGGCTCATCGACATCACCGATTTCTCACTGCTCTCCGGCAATTTTGGCGCCTCCGTAGCCTCGCCCTCGATTTCGGCGCCTGAACCCGCCGCTTCGGGATTGGGCATGTTGGCGCTGGCGGCAGCGGCAGCGGCAGCCAGACGGAATCGGTCGCGTGGTTGCTGGCGAGGCTAATCGCATCGCTTGATTGAGGAATCCTGGGCGTCTATCCGGGGTCTGATTATTTGAATCTTTTTTCGCTAGCAATCGTCAGCATCTGGTGCTCGCCGGGAGTACATTATGCGGAAGACCGAATCACCGCTCCTGTCGCCGGGGTAGTACTAATCGACGTGCGGAGGGCGGCGTAGGTCGTTTCTCTCCTAGGGCGGCGAATAGGGATAAGTATCCTATGTTACTCCGATTGATCACTCACCGATTCTTTGGCTGCGCCGCACTACTGGCTCTGGGCGCCGCGCCGGATCGCTGCGAAGGATCCTCGACGACCGCCCTCTCTCGAAACAGTATCGTGGTGTTTCAGGATTGGGACGCGGGGTCCAACACAGCGGGAAGTGTGGTGGTCGGCGGGAACGTGCTCGGCCAAGCCACCGATGTCGCCGTCGGCACAGGCATGGTTACTCCCGGTGAGGTCTCACTGACCGTTGTTGGCGATCTAGCCAACGGCAACGTCAACATGCAGAAGGGCAGCGCCCGCATCGGCGGCGATCTCGTTGCGAACATCAACCTTAATCAGGCCGGCAATCACGTCGCCCTCGCTGGGACCAAATTTGGGAACGTCAACGGCGGCCCGGTGATCGCCGGAGGGATTCCGGACATCAGCGATTTGATCGCGGAACTCACCGCCGAATCCGCAGCATTCGCGGCGCTGACGCCCAACAGCACGATCGACACCTCGGACCAGAACGCCACGTATTTTAACGCCGCTCCCGATTCGGACCACCGCGCCGTTTTCGATTTAAACTTCGAAGATTTGTTCAACAATCCGAACGCGAGGTTCGAACTGAACGCGAACGGCGCCGACGAGGTCATCATCAATGTCTCTGGCGGCGGGGCGATGAACAATAACTTCGGCGGCTCATTCAGCAACGCACCGGAGGAATTGATATCGTCGATAGTTTGGAATTTCTACGACGCCACCGACTTTGTCTCTAACCGACAAATGTGGGGGTCGCTGCTTGCGCCCTCGGCCAGGGTGCGATTGAACCAAAACCTGGAGGGCAGCCTGGCGGCCGGATCGCTCGTGCAGCGGGCCGAAGTGCATTTCCCAACCTCGACCGTCTCCTCTCCCCTTGCCCCTGTCATTCCCGAGCCTTCGATGATGCTGAACTTTCTTGGGCTCGCTGCAGCCGCAGCAATTCGAAGGCCCATTCAACAAGGGTGGAGTTAGGCGAGATCGCCTTGAAGGGGTTTGAACTCTCGCAAACCTTGAAAGAGAAGCGGC harbors:
- a CDS encoding transposase, with the protein product MAKGHALTQEQWEAIRDLLPGKEGDPGRSGENNRLFVDAVLYVLKTGVPWEDLPARFGKGNFIERTSCPGNRPGGILSFRMARFEGGRPVTPRPGPPLALSC
- the pelA gene encoding pectate lyase, coding for MLEYQSPQGGWPKSTDLSKSPRTPDDIPQPGSGRANSLDNEATTLPLRFLARAVNATGEAKYRDAFEHGIEYLLNAQYPTGGWPQFWPLRDGYYSRITFNDGAMIRAMTVLRDVAKGEPPYDFVDGELRSRAAAAVERGVDCILAAQIEQNGNLTAWCAQYDEETLKPAWGRAYEPPSLSGDESVDIVRFLMSIEEPRPEIIAAIEGATEWFRKVAIHGYRFEEFEDENGERDRRIVADAEAPPLWARFYELVTNRPLFLGRDSVYRYEVVEIELERRAKYDYYGDWAQDLLAEHYSAWSSRHDVASSGGPDGGGI
- a CDS encoding DUF1593 domain-containing protein encodes the protein MSESMGVRQVAKLCLVVLLSLPASAAEKPRVFVLTDIENEPDDAQSMVRFLAYADQFDVEGLAATTSVDQKNKTAAWRIREIVEAYGKVQPNLLLHAPDFPAADELLPVVQEGLPTYGMNAVGEGKDLPASEMQIETVVADSRTIWVTVWGGPNVLAQALWKVRETRSKEELEDFVAKLRDYTISDQDDSGPWIRKNFPQLSYICSPGFHVGGASCRLGRSLYILFSR
- a CDS encoding DUF1559 family PulG-like putative transporter, translating into MNAPRGFTLVELLVVIAIIGILVALLLPAVQAAREAARRMECGNHLKQIGLAIHNYESAHGAFPAGSKAIRGSSLGPYTSTWTIEILPFIEEQTLFDTWVRVSPSGSIVETWEPANKQLRETIVSAYLCPSDLETRELVVPWKGNADYNKAQYARGSYKGCEGMVVGNLRPDGTWGKASHIYWDDPRSARKIAEATMPNWSRGALPFVPDDAWQDASGHRKLPDPSMKRILDGTSKTYLVGEYASISDLGKGYEVLWAYEHESSNQSATSIEPRTLIADHARCVEAGGRYNDCKRAWGSMHAAGTINFVYCDASVRSVTTDVDMLIHADRGTIASEGANMFDLPAF
- a CDS encoding helix-turn-helix domain-containing protein translates to MDPSKFGQWERDIESGHQSSEYAVCLEVQARLLRVARDVASTHGGSPPSAKLSRADELACHITKNYQGPLTASSIAEAVGVHQNYAMNLFQEAFGMTMTSFITQHRISHAQRMLVTTDERILGIALEAGFQSLSRFNEAFKAACKCSPRDYRKAHRIERPS
- a CDS encoding PEP-CTERM sorting domain-containing protein; translated protein: MRTIFVFPATTIAVVLTLAVTTAHAELELIDVAADAEVREVFDTNVDPPNATNTRYDVDGDDDDINSRFAAADPGDPLSDSDNDIIALRFDTSAADLSSKPGAYLQINLARSSSNNGKDQRLWGVNSGAANLNTWEDLDTTDYGDIPGMLKDFDRSTQGVDDATTTFLGTFNVLEFFGSDPGANNFFHLTQAMLDNSGPAEAAEGTLISYLQSLAPGDHANFLIGGVDSTGTFRINTREHVLDPFNPLTGLEGANLVLTPEPSTVALLGLSGVALTVRRRRR
- a CDS encoding IS3 family transposase produces the protein MLDEPPWRLLRSAEGGRGGRIFWSIKHEGTNWRSYTTMEDARLSVFKYIETFYNPRRRRQTLGYKSPDQFEAEHATTHAA
- a CDS encoding PEP-CTERM sorting domain-containing protein, yielding MSAPEPAASGLGMLALAAAAAAARRNRSRGCWRG
- a CDS encoding choice-of-anchor A family protein → MLLRLITHRFFGCAALLALGAAPDRCEGSSTTALSRNSIVVFQDWDAGSNTAGSVVVGGNVLGQATDVAVGTGMVTPGEVSLTVVGDLANGNVNMQKGSARIGGDLVANINLNQAGNHVALAGTKFGNVNGGPVIAGGIPDISDLIAELTAESAAFAALTPNSTIDTSDQNATYFNAAPDSDHRAVFDLNFEDLFNNPNARFELNANGADEVIINVSGGGAMNNNFGGSFSNAPEELISSIVWNFYDATDFVSNRQMWGSLLAPSARVRLNQNLEGSLAAGSLVQRAEVHFPTSTVSSPLAPVIPEPSMMLNFLGLAAAAAIRRPIQQGWS